The sequence below is a genomic window from Dermacentor albipictus isolate Rhodes 1998 colony chromosome 2, USDA_Dalb.pri_finalv2, whole genome shotgun sequence.
ACTGGTTGGTGAAGCGTTCTTCAGACAACAAAAAAGTACTTCTTGGTGTGCACGACGGAGAAGGAAGAACGCGACAGGACAGAGCACACAATGGCACGTTTATGGCTCGGATTACGGGAATATAAGCACAATCTGAGGGAGAGGGGTTCAGAAGGCAGGAAATTAGGGTGTGAAACAGCCGGGACGGCAGACGTAACGATTCACATTCTTGTATATGTTCCTACCCAGTTACTTTACCCCCTTTTTTCTCCTTCCGTACATTTCTTTGCCTCAATGTTACCACGTTTGCTTCTTGCCTTCTGTCAGTGCTTATAGCTTCCACTCTTGCGCTCGACGCTCTCTTATCAGATTATGGTCATGTCACAGGTGCCTTGCGCCTGACGTGTATGTCTTTTATTAGCATGTGGGTTATTCCACAACAAACGCATCGCACTGAGCTCGACCATCTGCGGCTTCCATTGAAAAAGTCATAATTGATTTCGTTATGTCAACAAGTCTTACCGCCATGTACTTTAGgctaacacccgccgtggttgcctagtggctatggtgtcgggctgatAAGCACGACTTTGCgatatcgaatcccggcctcggcggccgcatttcgatgggcgcgcaTCGCTAAAACACCCGTGCACCATACATCGGGTGCGCGTTAACATAACCCCTGGTGGTTcaagttattccggagtccttcacCACGGCGTGCCTAAAGACAAACATATAAAACTGCGCTGGCGGTGAGTCAATGGGCGCAGAGGGCTCGTCGAAAGAAGCGACATCGAGCGCTCGCTTTGTTGAACCTATGCAGGAGCATCGTGATGCGCTTTGGCGTCGGCTCCAACCGCGAGCGAGTCCTGCTGTCCGACGCGCTGTCGCCATTGTCGGCCATCGCCAAGTTCGGCGTGCGAAGTCGTTCTCGCACTTCCCAAGCTGCGCAAGACCCGCTGCGCGAACAGGTACGTCGATGTGCATGCCTGTGCGCGCCTGTACACGTGCTCCAAGCGCAACCTGCCTGCACCAGTGAACGGACAGTGCTTTGGTGTAGTAGCAGTTGGTTGTTGCATCTGCTGACGCCTGAACGGCGGTCAACAGTGGGGTTGTTGGAGTACAGACGCAATTGCGAATGCCGTCGCAGCACTGGGCTTGCATGCCACAGGAGACATCCGGGTCGTAGTAGTATACAATGCTCGTAAAGCGCGTTTTCAAGTTGGATCAATGTACGGGATATTATTACGTGTTCGGATAGGAGTAATGTGGCACAAGCCTTAAGTGTAAAACGTTTAATTTCGCGTGTAACTTACAACAAAATTTATTGGTGAAGCTGTGATTAGTGGCACAGGAAAAGAGTCGAAAATGTGTTGGCCTGTGTTCTGGTGCAGTACAGTGAGTCAGCGACTCAACATTCGCTTCCGTGCCAGCTGGCAATATGTTTAGGTAAAACCGCAATCATTCCAGGCTCTTTGTAAACAGCAAAATGACCTATATGGGGTGGGGGAGACAGCTGTTGTGGACGAAGCCGGTCAGATACCGCGCGTTGCAGCTAATACAGATcatcttccaaaaaaaaaagttaccctTTAGTCGAAGCCTTATGGCCTGACGAAGCCATCTGTATAGTCGTCAGCAACATCCGAGAGGAGCTTCCAGTATCCCTCGCGTTCTCGTTATTAGATTAATTAGTAGTGCCTAATAAACAACTTTTTCATGAATTAAGTTTCTGTCGAAGATGTGAACAGATGGTTTGTGCAACGCTTTTCAAAACACAAGTATTAGATTTTGGCGACGCGCTAACTCTTTTTGTTGCTCAAAGGAACTTTTCTTTTGGCTGTTTTTATCACAAAGCTTTTTTTTCATCGCAGATATGCCTCTCAAAGTacgatatatatattttttcgtgACGCAGCGTGGACAGGCGCCCGCCGCACGCGACTACGACTCGGGGCCCGCCACCCTGCTCCAGCAGCTGCTCAAGCACTGCCAACAGGAGGCGCCGGTGACGTTCGAGGTCGCGCTGCGGCTCACGTGAGTTGTCCACGCGGAGGGTACACTTCCTCAGTTCCCCTGTACTTCCCGCGGGCTCAGTGCGAGCGTTCCCTATTCCATCCACGCGTCTCTGCCCACGGGCCTGAGTGAAAGGGAACAGCCAAGGGAAGCGCCCTATATAGGCAACActacctagatagcacaaggcctgttcactccaaTTCATGACGTCCCATGCttctggcccgaaatttccattgccaaggctggcgtgacgatagcagtgacgtcaaaatcacggCGGCTTACTCGAGAGCATACCCGTTACATTCTGTCGCAGTCGGGCCAGttgcatgacgtcatggatgggagtgaacaggccttgtgctatccagGTGGCGTTGATATAGGTCATTTCATAGGCTCGCATGAGGCACCGCTTAAAGGGGGCTCCCTTTGGGGCAGTTCGTTTCCCACGAAAGTGTCCTTCATTGGCAGATAATACGAAGCCTGGCGATATTGGAGAGCAGTCGTCGGTTCGTCCGGTCCGTTCTCATGGATCAAGTGGTCGAGTGCGTCCGGCATTCATACGTGTCTCACCGCGTGTCCATACACATTTCAGAGTAGTCGTTGGTGCTCGCCGTCATTCCACAAACGTGTATACACTATTCGCGGCGCGCGTAATCTGATGATCGGACGCGCACATCCTTTTCAATGGAATTGGCGACAGCGTTCAAAAAAATTCAGGTATGTGTACTGTTTGCGCGTTTCTTGTGCCGAGCGATAATCTGTTAGTAGTGATAATGTGAACACCGGCAGAAATCAAAATACCGACTCGCGAAAATACTGCATATCTTTAGAGCAGTATTAGTTACATAAAAAAAAGAGTATGCCTCGTGTTTTGGTCCATTGTTTCGACAAGTCGCTCCTCTTGTGTGGGCGTATTTCCACGGAACTCTCCGCTTGTTCGCCCGAGTTCATTCGGTTACGCTGTGCACGAATGTCTACTCGATTAACAAATGTGTCCGCGATCCGGGTGCAACGGCTCTTCCAAGGAGGGCTTTTTTTCGAGAATTCGCCGGTGTCTGCACCCCCAGCTTCTCGCCGTTGGAAGTGAAGCCAGAACTTGCCCAGACTCGAGCTGTGAAAGGGAGTCGCGCAATGTGGGTAGTCCGCTCCCAAGTTTAAACGCTATTGCTCCGCTATAATGTAAATGCTCGGCTGCTCTAGCTGAAATAAAAAGCTCGTTGTTTCTAGCTGAAATGTTGACCTCGTTTTAGTGCGGCGGTGTTACGATCTACCGTAAAACGTGCCAAGACGTACGCGTTTCTTCCAAAAATCAGTGGTGACAAGTGTATACGTGTGCATCGTCTACACGAACGGCGGAGttcaaatctaaaaaaaaagcactcctcACGAAGCGCGtcttttcgcccccccccctcctcgcgagTAAGGACCCGCGCACAGTACCCTCTCCTTCGTCTGTGCCGTGCAGCGACGACTGCCACCGGTGTCTCAAGCTGGGCGAAGGCTGCACGGCGGACGTCTACCGCATCCGGAGGCTCAGCGGCGACGAGAGCGCCGTCAAGGTGATCCCCGTGGGCGGCGGCCGCAACGAGGACGGCGAACTGCCCATGTCGCTGAGTAGCGTCATCCTCGAATGCGTCATGACCAGGTTCGGCGGCGACCGCGCCCGTACTCGTTTGTTTTTCTGTAGACCGtacgaatttttttttaaaatactgCCTCTGGAAGGTGGCACGATTCTCGCCCTTGTGCTGGAATACTGGAGAGACGGGACATTGCTTGGGCGAGACACCGAAAAGCATAGTCCAATTATGAAATGTTCATTACTTTTTCTAATTACATTACAATGGGGCGCAAATTgcgatttacgaattgtagccggtcagtTTCCATGACGTATACCCTTTGGAACGACTTCGCCGGATGAGACCAATTTCGAGATAATCGTTCCTCAATGACTTTGACCacttactttcgtgcttcaatgcataaaacggtcTTGTTAAAAATAGACAAGTGGAACAATATGACACGTTTACAGAATTTGACGGCGCACATCTCCTATCTGGAGTCATCCTTAGAAATCGGCCTAAGGCTATTACCGAAACCTACGTGAGATGCAAAATTAATGACGCCTAATGATTGGCGGCTCAATGGCTAAAGTATCCGAAAGTGGAAAACGTGTCGTCAGCAAAACGCAGGCCGCGTATTCTGaaattattttagagcgcagctctttggcgtccgttcctgggtttcgcgtcggcgttgtcgtcggcgttgtcgtcggcgttgtcgtcggcctcgtaaccagctccgccccccttcgctggagtgggagacgaaggaggcgagccgcgaatggcggagaccaatgagagcggtcccttcagtgacgtgcgcgcgcgatgctggtgtcatgcggaccctccttacggctcgatgcgcactcgtgtctggtctcagccgatccgctcgtttcgtactatcgtctgctcgcgccacagctctcgcccgcgcctgtttggttctgttgggtcggtctcgttcgcgcttgttttggttgttattgtgtgagattgtttcttaatctgattgtatgcgctatgcgaattgtatagtactttctggaagccatgcggcaccagcgatcacactggaacctttgacgagtcatgtataaacgccggctcgcttgatccgcagatcagattttcgaccattaccgactctgctacatgtctctctcaaattctttgcttcaaaatatcacgaaatggaaacacgtatagagctgcgctcaaatttcgcattagggagtatcgtaatttcgtaatcgtaatttttttttcaatatgtaaGAATATTTTCTTTTTAATGGCCGTCGCCCTTCGCTAGTACTTCTGAATCACGAATGGCTGTAGCGTGCTCTGACAAATCATTTTAGCTTACAAAGCGCTTTGTGAATAAGGGCCCAGATTGCAGTACGTGGCACGAACACGTACTACGTCGTAGCAGCTTGACggcggagtggcgaggagcacgtCAGGTATTTGGTTGTTTATTCTATTGATCTGGCCGCTTCGTTGTTTAAAAAGTAAAATGTAAGGAACACTGCTTTTTTTTGTGCAACTGTATGCAAGATGTAGGTACCTCTTTGATGGCTCCGGTTACGCCTCTTAGTTAGTAGCCTGGCTAAAAAAAAGTGATGGACGAAGAATAGAGAAAGCTATAGTGAGAACATTTCTAAAGTTCATACACGCGTCAAAAACTATCTGAGCAGTCCGCAAGCATTCTAGATGTTCACTGTGACATACGCACGGCCGCGCTCATTGGTGGAAAACGCAACACGAACACGCACAGAACCGTCACATTAACACGATAATATCAGCGAATACGGGAAACACgtatacgaggtctgttagaaaagtatccgccctttggttgaagaaaaaaaaaactggcataactggagcgttggaaacctaatcaccctcaaagtagtctccttgggactccgcacacttctcccagcggtgttgccagtgttggaagcattccgagaaggcctcttgcGGAaaggagtttagctcagctgttgtTCCAGCCATAATGTCCTCTCTCGTCTGAAATTGCGCTCCGTTCAGTGGGCTCTTgcttttgggaaacagccagatgTCGCAGGGGGCCATATCAGGACAGTAAGGAGCCtttgaactacaggagtctggtttttagCCAAAAAAGTCAGaatcaagtgcgaggaatgtgcagAATCATTGCCGTGATgaatgcgccaatttcctgttgactacaactccggtctcttgcgccgcacagcatcacgtagtcgacggaggacatccctgtgattggtgattgtttgaccctgtggtgcgttcTCGCGGTGTACCACTACGCGGGagccaaagaaagcagtcagcatcacttcGACGTTTTTGCGTACTTCGCGGGCCTTCTTTGGTCTTGGAGACATGGAATGCTCCCACTgtgacgactgggatttggtttccgggtcgtaccCATACAGCCAAGactcgtcaccagtgattatggtgttcatgaagtcggggtcactgtttgtggaatgcggtatgtcctgtgagacttcaacacgaagttgcttttgctccaccgtgagcagcttcggcacgaatttcgccgcaactctcttcatggccaaatcttcggtcataatggaatgtgcagaaaaagtgctgatgcccacctcttccgcaatttctcgggtagtcacacgacggtcatgcatcaccacagcgttcacttcggcaatgacctggtcatttcggcatgttgattgTCGtccggagcgtggctcgctctccaccgaagTGCGGAAGTCTTTAAACCGGATGTACCACTCCCTAATCCGTGTGCTGCTCTTAGCACCGTCACCGAAAgccgtctgaatcttccgaatgatTTCcgcttggctgtcgcccagtttctggcaaaatttgatgcagttgcgctgctccagtcgctccgccattttccttgcaataaaaaaagcgacaagagcactgcgcactacctcactcaaacgctgcgtcccagcgactGACGGTATGGGCAGGCGGGGAAAAATTCGGGCATGCGTACGAAGGTTCAAGGTGGCTGATGcaagcgcgcttgtttcatatccatcaggtgttcgcaaaaaaaaaggttGGATACTTTTCCAACAGACTTCGTATATATTACAATTTTAAGGAAATGAATGACTTCGACAAATACAGCGTCGTAATCAGTTAGAATAATATCATTGAGTAACTCTTAGATATTCCCGATTCTACGAGAAACTGGGCTAAAGCGCGCGCTGCACTGTGTTGCAAGTGTTCTGACGGCCATGCACACTATTACAGTATCGCAAGCTGTTTCAActtgtaagcaagcaaaatgATGCGCTCACATCAGGACCCGCTACAAcgtgtttttcatttttgtttatttttcgcgCTATAGCCAATGGTACAGAAGCTGCGAGTCAATCGTGATGTTGTAAGTAAAATGTTAGCGGAGgaggccggccaatggcaaattGCGCTTACTAATGAAGGGCCATGTGAATTGACTCAAACCAGGATTATTTTAGTTTGACCATATATAATCGCGCGCATGTGGGAGTATTACATTTAATTGAACGAAAAATAGAAGAAATTGCAGTTGGCGAGTTTGCGGGGACCGTTGAAAGCAATGCGAGAATTTTCGACACGAAAGTTGAAAGCCCCTGAAGCAATTCCATCATAATGTCTGTTTTGAAACTCCTTTCTCTCTACTTCGCCACTCCGATTTATCAGCGTACATATCGCGTTAGGCTGTTGTCCGCCCTCCCCCATCTTGCAACTCTCTATAGTCTTCATTCGATGATGTTGCGTCAGATGAATATTGTCAATGGCAGGTTTGTTGAACGGGAGAACAGGGCAGTAttcgacgtagtagttctgcggaaacccgcaaggtggagagaagtaatgaataaaggcaaatcagacatccacccgttcgtagcaattgctacaaaggaaacccatacgggttcctcgaaaggaaagcctcatagttgaagaaaaattcgtcctggtccgggactgatttgcctttattcattacttctctccaccttgcgggtttccgcagacctactacgtcaaacacttgcctatgcttcgtgttgtcgacaaattccaCTTCGccgtgccatctgctagccgcctggttagctcagatggtagagcggctgccccgaaaaggtggtggtcccgggttcgagtcccggaccaggacgaatttttcttcagctattaggctttcctttcgaggaacccgtacgggtttcctttgtagcaattgctacgaacgggtggatgtctgatttgccTTTATTCAGGGCAGTATTCGCAGACCCGCCAATAAAGATGCTAGTTTTAAGAAATACCGTCCCCCAAGCGTCCTTGCGTACCCAAAGTGACAAACTCCTGTCTATGCCTTCTGCgttgctttttccttttttcttttattttgtataCTTTTTTGCTTACGTGCTTTGTAGAAGCCTGAGTGACAAAATCACCTTTAACTTTAGGTTTCAACTTTAGCGACTTTCACCTCTTTTTTCCGTACAAGACTTCTTAGCCGGTAGGCGCATTCGGGACAGCTCGTTTGACTACGCCGGCGCTTCAATCGAAAGGAAGGCTCTGTTTGACAGCATGCAAACAAGAGCGCTTTCAGAACCTGTCTGGAAGAGAACTTTCTCGCAGACTGTGCTCGGCCCTTCGGCGATCTCGTGCATTCTCCTCGCATACCTACGCGGCACTGAACTCAGACATGTGGTGGCAGATTCCTGAGCAGCGAAGAGACGAACGGGCGTCCAGACTTCCAGGCTAGCACTGCCTTTAATAAGAACCATAACCGACCAACCACCCTGTACTACGTTCACATGTCTGTGCTATATTCTGTGATCCCGGTGCGAAGCAGCTCCAGGTTGCACGCTGGTCCCTGAGGGACGCCGTGGTGATGGGCTCTGTTTTCGCCACCCGTACATGCGTGGGAACAGACatcgttacgctgctaagcacgaggtcgcgggatcgaacccttCTCGctacccccgcaggggcgtctgcgtcagcaggcgtttggtgtgttgcgacaccacggacccgagcacacgagggctggacccacccgcgtgtagtcgtgcgcggcttagccgtgtccggggaaagggggatcctggaggttgagccgatgctgggtgatcggacctttaaggccccccggcggaggctacacacctctttggcctctgcttcacgtagacggcacccccggactgacccacccgggggaaatcggtagtcgcctcttcctatctctctctcctcaaaccttcgtctttctctctcacgtttttacctttcctgtcttcttctctcttccatttacttcctttctctacggcggcaagggttaaccatgtgtggatatcctaccttgggtacaccatatttggttatagtgacggcgtacggctggcgtcgtgcaggcttggacacaagccctgccgcgtcccctcgttgggctccgtggtgggcggtcggcgctgttgccgaacacgcacactttcctatggcagctcaaatctctgttgtccatgatcggcgtctcaaaagatgccgcaccgaaatacagtttcaattctcctttcgaagcaacgctccatccttccccaaatactatgtagtccatagtgaaagtaacacgcctattagaaagctttctccattcctggtcgccaaatgcctgaaagataaaatcggacagacatacaaagcctccaaaatgtctagcggggacctcctcctggaattgaatagtaaagatcaagcagataagctgtctgaacttaccagtattggcgaggcgacagtgactgtttcagcccacagaacactcaatacaagtaggggagtaatatctgaagaagattttattggattaagcgacgaggaactgctggaaggtttccaggaacaaaatgttaccaaggtacagagaatagtaatccgcagaaacgatcaagaaatccccaccaaacacgttatactcaccttcggaacaagcgtaatgcctacctcgctcgatgcaggttatgttaaagtcaatgtaagactatatattccaaaccctagacgatgtttcaagtgccaaaggtttggacacgcttcacatgcatgtcgaggacaaacaacttgtgctaaatgcagctccaacgaacaccaatctgagaattgcacttctccacattgtgttaactgcaagggagatcacccagcttattcacggtcctgcccttgctggaaaaaggaaaaagaagtcattgctctaactgtaaaagaaaaaatctcgttctttgaagcccgaaagcggctttcgtatcttccgcgaagaagttatgccgaagtgacgcaggcgggggcagcgtcacagaggcctccggagtcctgccagcccacgcgcagtggtgccgcagtgactccccccgcccccgtggtggaagcagtcagtactgctccaccctcttcgacggccctgcagacaccagtcccgcagggccctaagatcaagcgaaccccaaggcccgagacacgtgtctcgggccttggggttcgcttgatct
It includes:
- the LOC135913101 gene encoding protein GVQW3-like, which codes for MAERLEQRNCIKFCQKLGDSQAEIIRKIQTAFGDGAKSSTRIREWYIRFKDFRTSVESEPRSGRQSTCRNDQVIAEVNAVVMHDRRVTTREIAEEVGISTFSAHSIMTEDLAMKRVAAKFVPKLLTVEQKQLRVEVSQDIPHSTNSDPDFMNTIITGDESWLYGYDPETKSQSSQWEHSMSPRPKKAREVRKNVEVMLTAFFGSRVVVHRENAPQGQTITNHRDVLRRLRDAVRRKRPEL